Genomic segment of Andrena cerasifolii isolate SP2316 chromosome 16, iyAndCera1_principal, whole genome shotgun sequence:
CCTCGTTCCAGTTAGCGAAGGACGCGCAGGGTGTACTTCCAGGTCGATCTCCTCGACCACCGCAAATAAAAGACCTCTTTCTTCCTTGCAGCAAAAGCTGCTAGAAACTGTTTTCTCGGATTTAGATATCGGCTCGATACGCCGCGCACGAAAACGTTCGCGGAGAGAATAATTGGCTCTCTTCGGAGCGCGGTGTTTTTTTCAACGCAACGATGACTCCTTCGCCAGCCGGCTAGCTGAAACGTTCAGCCGCTCGCCTCGATGCGACCGGCATGCGCGCCAGGATGAAGTCACTGTTTTAACGCACTTAACATTAATGAGAAACTCAAGTGGGTCGAATTGACCTCCATTTGTTAATCCAACACCATCGACCGGCAGGCGGTTGTGCCGCCGCGCTCCTTTTATTTCCGCGCGCTACGTGCACTCGGGACCGAAGAAAACGGCAATTTGATCAATGAGATGCATCgctgggagagagagagagagacggggcGTCGAAGGTGAATACACACGGGTCGCCGCTAGTTAAACCGGATCGATTCGTTCCAGTTATATTTCAACGGTTATCTCGCTATCGCGCCGGCAAAAAATCGCCACCGTGGAACTTAATTATAGAACAACGGCCTCTAAAAATAATCTGGGAGCCTGGTTCGATCGCGGGTTATGCAATCGGGATTGTTTACAAATCATTGGTGTGAGAAAGTGGCACTCACGGGCGCCGATCCGCTCGGGGGGATTCATTTCCTTAGAATGGCCCGCATTGTTGCCGGGACACGTTGCTGGCCGTCCGCGCGAGATCGCGCGGCGTTATCTCCGCGCGGACGTGCATAGCCCGGGAAACGCCTACGAGCCGAGTGATTCACACGCCATCCCAGAAAACGAGGGCTCGACGGAACGTCTGTCTCTGCCGCGGAATCTTATCGTGCCTTTCATAGGCGTTTAACTCGATAATGGGCCTGGGAGTCTTCGTAGTCTTCGTACCCTTTCGCCACCCGGGGATCTAGCTCAGACTTCGACACCGCCGAGAGTCTTTTGAACTGGATCTGCCACGATTGTTGCCCGTTTCGCGGGGCCGATCGAGTATCGAAGAAATATGGGAGCTTTTAAAGCACTCGGATACCTTGCCGGCAGAGTCACTCGAGTAGGTGATCCTCGAACTATTTCGAGCGTGGTGTGCGCGGCGAATAAAAGGATTAAAAGTCGCTGGGCCGTAAATTCTGAGAAACTGTCAGGCTTTGAGATGCGAAAATAGATGCCGCTAATTCAATTCGTTGTTTGAGAACGTCGGAGGACAATTTAGCAAGAGGATATGAGTCAGCTGGTGCGCGGCGTCCCGCGTAATTAGCGAGACGGGGAAACATGCGAAGCGCCTTGGGGTACTGTTAACCGTCCAAGTTGATTTATTAGATATCGCTTTAACGATGGCTGTTTCCGTAGAATGTGGTGGACGATCACTGGCACCTTCGGTAACATACTGCCGATCGATTGGAGCAAGTCGTACGCGAGGAAGATGCACATGCCCGCGCTGAATCTGAACGAGGCGCCGATCTCGAACGAGAGGTAAGCTCTAATTGCTAGCGATCCTTAAACTTTCTTTGCTGCTTTGCGCCGCGTCGGACTACGTAGGGCGAGATTAATGCTGGCGAACTGGAACGCTTCCCTTTTCTTTGCTGTAGACCTGAGCTAGAGGATTTAAGTAGCGAAGACGAGGCCGTCGCCACTGATTTGGACATGCATGCTTTAATCTTGTCCAGCAGCACCGACACGCACAGCCCAGAGGAACCGCTGAAGACTGCCGAGGAAGTGCTGCGCGAGATCGACGACATAATGCAGGCAAGTACTTAGCTCGCGGCGTAAGTGAATCTCGAGTGAAATAATCTCTTCCCGTAGGAGAGTCCGTTGATGGAGAGATCCCCGGACTCGGACGGATCTTTATTGGACAACGACGAGGCGCTGGAAAGGAGCAGGGAGGTTCTTGGCTCGCCGCTTCACGAGAAAAGTATATCTCCATTGACCGATTAGAAACAATTAACCGGACCGTGGGTCTCGTTGATTTAACAGAGCTGTTTGCCGCAGAGTTGAAGCAGCTCACCTCCAGCCAACTGACCGAGCTCTTCGGCGAGATGGAGTCTCTGGTGGCGGCTCTGAGCGAGACTCTTATCGCGGAGCTCGCGCTGCGGGACGAATTGGAATACGAGAAGGAGCTGAAGAATCAGTTTATCTCGCTATTGCTGGCAGTACAAAATCGACGGAGGCAGCATCACGTGACGAAAAAGAGAAATCAGATGCAGAATGGTACTAGTCCTTTGCCACAGCACAGATCTCTCCAAGAGTCTAAGGTAGCGCACGTTGGAATTCTTAATCGAGGAACGGTTTATAGGGAATACTTGTGTTTAGCAAATGGTAACCCCCGATGCTTTTATTGCTAGTATCTAACGACTGTAATCCCATATCACACGGATAGTGGTGCGCCGGACAACCAAGCTTTACAAGTTCTCATTAAAAGTAAGTAGCACTGGATAAACGCGCCATTGCGAGTTTATCATCTTTGACGTTAACGTTTCGTTGCAGTATTAAAAGCGATCAGCGAAGACAGTCCGACTGTACCTACGTTATTAACAGATTACATACTCAAAGGTAGTATAAACTTGGTTTCTTAATCGTTGCTTGAATGTTTACTTAGGTTTTTATTTGCTGTTACTCTAATATATCGATGATCGTACATTTTCAGTACTGTGCCCCACTTAGTGAGTATACCGTAAGTTTCTACGGGAGGATCGACAGGAATCAGGAAAGAAACAGATACTAAATGTCGGAGAATACGAATTTGCTCTCTTCTTCTTGCCAGTACGCTTTCAGCCGTTTGTTGCGCCGCATACTCTTGCGTTAAGGCCGGGCGATTTTGCTTCTGAGTTGTGTCTCGAATTACAAACACTCTCTATCGACTATAGATTTAGGTAGGGTCAGTGACACTCACATCTAGTCTTACTTTATTATATTCTAATGTGTATATTATTGTTTTACGTAAGGTACATTTCTGATAATCTGTATATGCGATCTATGGAATACCTCTCGTCGTACGTGaattatacaattttcatttttgtacACGTCATCATGGATTTCGTGGCGATTcagttttttgtaattttttgtacatAAAGATTTTATCGAAATACGTGAGCAAATTTTACTATATCACCGAGATTACATATATTTATCTAgagatatattatatatacaccTAATAACTCGTAGAATCattctttaacgaagaggtgtGTGTAAGCTTATGGATTTAGTGTATATTGTTGTAATGCCCATGTATATCTGAGATTAACTAGTAACGTAACGCGCAAAGGTAAAGACATCTCGTTACTTGCAATCACTCCTTCACAGATCTGTATTTCATTCGAACAAACTGTTAGGTAACTATGCAAGCTGGCATTAACGAATCTTTGTGTACAGCAACACAATTGTTCCGATGCATCGTGCATATACTAGAAATATTGTGTttgttgaaataaagaaataaatctgACAATCGTGCTATTCTTAAGTGTATTCCTTACATGTATTTATTTTGAGGAACATCTTTACTCGGCaactatatttctttattaattagaaaaacagtaagagatttacatttttgtggCGAAAGTCTACGTTGCTGTTATTATTACGATCATCCTAGATGCgttcaattttatatttggcCCCTGTTGATCTATAAAACACTGGTTTATTTTTAGCGGTAGGTACTAATTTTACACCAAATAACGCGAATCATGTAACTATTTAAATGCCCTAAATATTTCACAAAGATGGTGGACACTGTGCGTTAAGGTTAGCCAGGATGCTTGTAAACGTGAAGAAACATATATGTAGTTTTATGAATTGATCGATATAAAAAGTGAATTTTACGAGAAGGTGCGTATTCGATACGTTTGATTAAACAATTCGTGAAACTGTGTTTTAGTCAGAACGTTAAATATAATGCACATTATCTCTCTTAGTAAAATCTAACCTAAAAAGTTCACAGGTTTAAGAGcaaattcggtatctcgcactgactctgcactggtgccagaaaattacttgaattgcttgtttctgatagaaacgaagatagttctataagaatcaaccaatccaagtaatttttggcaccagtgcaccCAGTCAGCCGCGTCCGTTTTGCAGATTTTGCTCAACGCTCGAGTACAAATGTTTGCGACAGAAAGACTACAGATTTGATACAGGATTTGTTATATTCGATGATGAAAGCAGACTGACAGCAGAAAGCCAACAGATTGTGCTGCCTTAACCTGCGAGCAGAttggcagcaggatctgctcgGTATCTGCTGTTAGATCTTGACATCAGGATCTGACCACAGAACCGTAGTCGAATGCGGACATAATAGGCTCCGAATCTAACGCAGGATCAACTTGAATCTATTGCCAATCTGCTGGCATACTGCGGTCAGTTTGTTTACTGGGCAGAgacagtgcgagttaccgaattcgctatgaaACATTGTTGTGGAggtaatatttgtaaaattttacaccaGCTGTCTTATTTAACTAACTAACTTAACAAATGCTGTCTTTTTTTCTGTAGATGCCTTCGCTTAAAACTTTAGTACGTGTAGCTGTTATCGGAGGTATAATTACTTCAAGCACTGGATATTTTTTAAGGTACAAGTTCGATCAACGAATACGTAGAACGCAAGTTTATAAGGAAGCATTAGAACTTGTTCGCGGCCACAAGAGGACTGTACAATATTTAGGGGAACCAATAAAAGAAGGGAAATTAGAATATGGCCCTAGCGTAGATAATTCTAGATCATTTTCTGTGACTTTGAACGGAACGAATACCAAAGGGAAGCTAGACTGCGAAGTTCTACTTAAGGAACCGGACAAGCAGCCCGAGATACAAAAGGTGGAAATTAAATTCGCCAACATCCCCAACCAAATTTTCGTCATCCAGGATCTGAACATTCAATGAAGTACGTTGTCGGGCTATGCGTTTCTGTTATGTTTCTATGGTACTGTTTGAAAGTATATAAAAGTTTGGTCATCTACAGGCTTCAAACGAGAAGCGCGACGCCTGAATTAGGTTTAGATACGCACGATGGAGTATAAAtaaaggaaatgaatttattatttaaatgtttgtaaAGGCATATCAGTAATACCCTCTGGAACTTTGAGACCTCGTCTCGTGTGACCGAAACCAGCTTGTATGATGTGTATAGCGGCTTCGATTGTTAAATTGACGTCATGTTTGTTACCGATGTGAGGATTCACTTCTACGAGATCGACAGCGTTCAATCTATGAGTCCTGTATAATTCTTCCATCAGGTGAACACTTTCTCTTAGGGACAATCCACCACGTACTGCAATTTCGTAGAATTTATAGAGATTTAACAGAAGACACGCAGATGTAAAGAAGAATTTATTTACCAGcagttcctgtacttggcgcTTCCAGTGGATCCAGCGAGTCAATGTCAAAACTCACGTGTAATGACTTTACCCCATTAGGATCTATCTTATTTAAAGCCATGTTAACGACATCGTGGATACCTTGGAAAGAAATACGTATCGGTGAACGCGATGAGCattgaaaatacaaaaagaaagtTGAGAGTACTACCATATCGCTCGACATCTTCCATACCAAAGGCAGTGATGccaaatttttcaataactaGTCTCTCGTAACGATCTACAGATCTTAATCCAATATAAGCTACGTTTCTAATAGACAGCCTGCGAATAAACAATTATTACACTCCCAAGCTTGCAATTATGTTTAGGGATACTGATCTAAGCACTGGAATATTTGTAAGAATTACATCGGCTGCTGCCAATCCATGCCTGGAAGATGTGGCCAGTAATTGGACAGTTCAGAAGTCAAGAGGGCCACGGGCATTCCATGCACGTGTCCACTTTCACTGGTTTTATTAGTGTTAAGGTCCGCGTGAGCATCCACCCATATTACACCTACGTCTTTCTTCACCTTCAAAGATACTGTGCATCAGAAATGCATAGCTTCAACAGGAATTCCAGCACATGGTAATTAacgttaaatattattttcctcTGTAGTACTGTACCTTAACGTGACCATCTATGGTTCCGATTCCTAAACTGTGATCACCACCAATAGTTAATACTCGGCGGTCATCGTTTAGAATTCTTTGGACTTCTTCGGACAAAATACTGGTGCAACCAGCAACGTCGCCTAAATGCGACATGTTGTTAACGCCAGGTACATTTTGAACCTTGTACAAAACGTCGCCATAGTCTCTCACATCTAAGCCTAgtttaattgtaaaatttaaattgattTAGCTATgtgtttttaaaatacttaaacGTAGCAGAATCGAGCGAATAGTATTTACCCAAAGATTCCAATTCTGCTATCAATCCAGCTGCTCTAATCGCTTCTGGGCCATGTGCTACACCCTCCTTTTGCTGTACAATCGATTTCAGATGTAGAAAAGTAATTCTATTGTTTTTATAGTTCACCTTACCTGTCCCTTTTCAAATGGCACGCCAATTACTCCGATTTTCCCGTAACAGCGCACCCCGAATCTTTTCATGACACTGTGTGTTCTTGATAACATATTGATTTTACACGTGTCGTTTCACGGTATGATTTAACATAAAGTAGTGGTTCTTCGTTGACCTATGGCCTCGGATTGCTGTAATACAGATAACGCGCTGTAAGAAAAAAGTATCCTCCCGCGAGGTTGCACAATTTTTCTTTAGACGCTACCATtttaggaatatttattataGCGTTCTATATTGATTattgataatatttttctttttattcaacATATAATACTCCATTGCACATTACAAATAAATATGAAAGACATTTTAAATATACAATCTCATGTTTCACCATCGGTAGCAGTACAAAATTCAGTATTCTCATTTAAAACAATTCCGTCTCCGTGCTTGGTTTCGTTTATTTCATCGGCTTAGGGCCAAGCATATTTTCCGGCTTGACCCACTCGTTAAACTGTTCCGCGGTCACGCCATTCTTTAGTGCACCTTCTTTCAATGTAAGATTCTCTTTGTGTGCTTGTTTCGCAATTGCAGCGGCctaaagagaaaaatatattttatgttacgaacaaacgaa
This window contains:
- the Unc-76 gene encoding fasciculation and elongation protein Unc-76 isoform X1, which encodes MRDMAGKISELKFEAPLARFEEEDTASLKNMNLLTEQLLDASLDANFGENCNANEPATTHENGTDILQEGTFSPFSGSLEDLVNTFDEKITSCFRDYGTDVESLAPVQVRTQEEIMNECQMWWTITGTFGNILPIDWSKSYARKMHMPALNLNEAPISNERPELEDLSSEDEAVATDLDMHALILSSSTDTHSPEEPLKTAEEVLREIDDIMQESPLMERSPDSDGSLLDNDEALERSREVLGSPLHEKKLKQLTSSQLTELFGEMESLVAALSETLIAELALRDELEYEKELKNQFISLLLAVQNRRRQHHVTKKRNQMQNGTSPLPQHRSLQESKYLTTVIPYHTDSGAPDNQALQVLIKILKAISEDSPTVPTLLTDYILKVLCPT
- the Unc-76 gene encoding fasciculation and elongation protein Unc-76 isoform X2; translated protein: MRDMAGKISELKFEAPLARFEEEDTASLKNMNLLTEQLLDASLDANFGENCNANEPATTHENGTDILQEGTFSPFSGSLEDLVNTFDEKITSCFRDYGTDVESLAPVQVRTQEEIMNECQMWWTITGTFGNILPIDWSKSYARKMHMPALNLNEAPISNESTDTHSPEEPLKTAEEVLREIDDIMQESPLMERSPDSDGSLLDNDEALERSREVLGSPLHEKKLKQLTSSQLTELFGEMESLVAALSETLIAELALRDELEYEKELKNQFISLLLAVQNRRRQHHVTKKRNQMQNGTSPLPQHRSLQESKYLTTVIPYHTDSGAPDNQALQVLIKILKAISEDSPTVPTLLTDYILKVLCPT
- the Arg gene encoding arginase, with the protein product MLSRTHSVMKRFGVRCYGKIGVIGVPFEKGQQKEGVAHGPEAIRAAGLIAELESLGLDVRDYGDVLYKVQNVPGVNNMSHLGDVAGCTSILSEEVQRILNDDRRVLTIGGDHSLGIGTIDGHVKVKKDVGVIWVDAHADLNTNKTSESGHVHGMPVALLTSELSNYWPHLPGMDWQQPMLSIRNVAYIGLRSVDRYERLVIEKFGITAFGMEDVERYGIHDVVNMALNKIDPNGVKSLHVSFDIDSLDPLEAPSTGTAVRGGLSLRESVHLMEELYRTHRLNAVDLVEVNPHIGNKHDVNLTIEAAIHIIQAGFGHTRRGLKVPEGITDMPLQTFK